The genomic interval CACCGGTCCCGGGAACCGTCGTTATCTTGCGCTGCATAATTCTGTGTCCCGAAGGGTTTTATTCTCCTGACAGTGGTGTCGCTCTCCATTTTTGAGCCAGCAGTACATCAGCTGCAAGCGTCGCTTACAGGCGtcgcttttttttcttttttttttttctctggacGACCGACGGATCGCTCTGAAGGACAAACTTCAATGAGAGGGCGGGGGAGAGGCGAGGCGCttgaataaagaaaagcagagcaaGTGGGGACATCAACACACTGGCATTATCACTCCCATATGAGCCAAAAAGACATAattctttttaatttatttgtcagAAGTGAACAGAAGATTTGTTGacactttaaaggaatagttcagcatttagGGAAATATTCACTGTATTGCCTTCAAAAAGCGaagaagtgtatttcccaaaatgtagaacTACTCCTTTAACATGAACTCAATGAACCCCTTGTACAGTAATGCAATCCAGCAGAAGCgcctgcaataaatcctgcgTTTGTGAGACTTATAACAAGTATTCACattatttacttaagtaaaagtagcattaCATTACATCCATTCACAATTATACTCAAATAGAAATGttaagtattatcagtaaaatgcaCTGAAAATATCCCAAAGAAAGCCGAGGCAAAATTATTTATATAGTACCTTTCATCAACAAGAAACTTAAATGCAGACAGAATGGCCTCTCTAAGAGtgtgttatatattatattattattactgacgGATTACAacataagcagcattttaatgttgtagctgggcACTAGTAAAAACTTTAACTAGtaaaaaagtgttaaaatgtaaacatgtagaactgttaaataaaatactgttaACATCTAACATTTTAGTATATAACATATTAAATGTAGATTAGAGGTACACTAACAGTTGCAGTTTATATGGCTGCTTTGTCGCCATCGTGTGGACGAGATGGGAATAGCAGGCGAGATGTTTTGGAGGAAGAAGTAAGATAATTTTCTTAAGGAAAAGTAGCAGTACTACACTATAAATACTCCATTACGTAAAGTAATAGTCCGACATTCAATgtattacttaagtaaaagtacagaagtttCACCAACAGAATGCACTTAAAGTATAAAAGTTGTTGACTTCGTTGACTTGTTATCCAGAATGGCACCTGCCAGTTTTATATTATTCtattacttttaaaatgtaataggTACTTTAATGATGTAGTTGGTCAAGGTAAAGCTAAGTTGTATTGCTTTATATACTGATGGGTAGTTTAATAATgcaacatattttataaactagtcatatgttttgtatgtataaCCTTAGAAGTAACTAGGAACTATagctgccaaataaatgtagtgtagtaatAAGCACAATATTTACCTTTGAAATGTAATGCCGTATAAGTAtaaaagtggcataaaatggaaataatcaagtaaagtacaaatacctcaaaattgtactgtaATTGCACAGTACTTACtgtacttccaccactgcacacacCTAAACATATATGCTGTACTGATGAACTAACTGCTTTTTTAATGACAAAGTGTCAACATTAGATGGAATAAGGCGACAGTTGTACTTCATAATCATATGGAAATCATACGCCTTTCGTGTCCTTGTTCTAAGTTTTTCTCTGTCCTTGGTACTTTTCCATTAGACGCCCTCATGTAAACACATAGCCGCTAGCCTAACTGTAGCTAACGTTCAAACGCTAATTGTTTTTCTCGGCTCGGCATCGACTTGCTAAAGGGAATAATCGAGAAGGACACgtagttttgacatttaaaataattgtaatatacacataatacataaacatattttagtGACGCACTCGTTTTTATTGCTATTTTAGCTGTGGTCATAATTCAGTGCCAGTCATTTTGTTAGGTGAAGTTACGGTCATGTTCTTTACTAGCATCTTTGGCGTTTAGCATTTCTGGTTAGCTTTAGCTTGTTAGCAGGAGTGTGAAGCTACATATACGCCAATTTTAGGCGTAGCTGTAaccatgttttcctctttcaaaataaatggattttattttaaaggaaaaatatgTGGGTTTGCACTCCATTTTTCTCATACTTAAAGCAAAATTAAACAGAAGAAGTCATAAGATTTGGACCTAGCCTGTATTAAGCCAGGAATTACTTCTATGTTACGCTGTTTTTGGTGATAAAATGccacaaatgaaatgcagaggGACCAACTCTGATAACAGCCCCATCATATgctttaacaacaacaatatttatCTGTAACACATATTGTGAAAAGATGTGTGCTTCTGCAGAAATCGAATTATCATTAATTGTGCAGTCAGTACAAATCAGGGCaagtaagaaaacaaactggAAGCTTTAGCTCGTGGGGTAATAAAAAAGCTAGTAGGTAAGATAATTTTGTCAAAACACTGTATGCTGTTTCCAAATTGGCAGTGAtaccacacacaccagctcatTGTGAATTAATGTGATAtcacagacaacaacaataataattttGCTCCATAGGATCTATGATTATTGCAAGACTTTGGGGGTTTTTATCAACCTGGGGGAGTTTACATTACATTCTACAATTAACACTGACTACTTTTAGGTcaacaaaaaaaggatttagcacagacaaacaaaatgaacagaaatcaTGACACATAAATCATTATAACCAAACAATTGACCAAACTGAAATGTATAGTGAATAGGAGCCTTGGACTCATGGCCTAACTTATTCTGAAATATCCCATTCTTTTTTGGAAATTAAATATCAGATATAAAACACAGTATATTACCTACAAGCTGAATTATTATTTCTCATATAAACAGATGTTTGATTTTACAATGGATTGGTTTGTTGAATCCTTTTAAGCATTCTCTTAAAGTCTCTACTATTGCACTATCTTGTATGCTGctgtacaatacaatacaaatttCCCTGCAGAGAGATCATAGATACTCATAATGTAATTCATAATTCAGCATCTTTTGTCATATCTGCAATGGCAATTTTCCTAATGTTATCAATGTGATATCTCTTATTGGATTCAAAATGTACACTTGTACTTGTAACCTTGTATGACTAATATggccaaatacattttttttattttattcatccgacttttactttgaagtcGAAGAAAAACTGTCCAGCCTGCATTGCGGGTGACTTGACTCCTGTCTTTTCTACCAGTTCCCGACTATCCGATCGATCACTACCCAGCCGAGCATAGCAGAGAGCAGTCAGCCCGTCGTGTCTCTACCCGAGGCCGGATGGTAAAATCCAACCTCCAGCGGATCCTAAACAGTCATTGCTTTGCTCGcgagaaagaaggaaaacagcAGTCTTATACTACCATGGCGGACTTGAGTAATGGTATCTGTGACATGATTGGGAAGTAAGTAAACGATGAAAAATACCTCACCTAGCTTACTGCTAACCGTGATGTGGGGGAGGGGTGGCTAAGCTAACCTAGCTTGCAGTCAGAAAAGCGGAAgtaaaaacatgtacagtatatatgtaatACGCTGTATCCTCAATAACCCAGTGTTACGTTTTGTGGCTGCCGTAGCTCTAAcgttattttaaaacatgtcatGTATAAATTAATTACAGACATTAACTTGTTGGCCCGAGAGACAACTTGAGCAGCattagctagcgttagctatGAACACCGTCGAACTTGTGTTACGTCACTGTAGTTAACTGCGCCAGCTAGCTAACGGCTAGCATCAACATTTCAATGTAATTAACGTTCATTATTTTGTTGAGGAGAATATTGACACATAGCTTATCTAGTTTGCCGTGTAAGGCATTGGAGATCTGAAACTAACAACAGACAACTGATTTAAATATGATTGTCTCAGATGTTCCCACGTTAGCCTATTAAAAGACCCAACCGACTTCCGTGTATTTAAAAGTCAAGTTATGGTTAACAAGTCCGAAGGAACGTAATGTCTGCGTTTGTCAAACAATGTAGTTACGGATTCGCCACATAATAGGAAGTCCATAAGGAGACAACTTAGCCTTAGTTCTCGCTATTACTTAGTCCAGGCAAAAAgcaagagagaagaaatgacaCCAGGTTAAACATCTGCCAGGTGGACATATGTTTCTGGCCACGTTGATCTCGTGAGCTGACAACGGAGTCAGGTTGATTATTACGCAACTGACAGTTTACTGCAGCAGCCTCGTGACGACAGGAAGTTATTGTACACGACGATACAGTGATACATGTAAATAACAGATGGACAGATTATTGCCGTTGATTAAAATTTTTGTAGTTATATAGTTTTAATGGCTAATGGCACAGTCCTAGATAGCCTTCGCACCACAGACAGTCGAAAAGTCGACGTACTTTTGATGAATTTACAGTAGGCCATAAAAACTATTTGAAGGATTAACCAGGCTCTGTTGTATCTAccattaaaaatattgatttgtaaCTCTATTTTAATGAAGCAACATTTACTCAGTCTAAAAGCAAGAAAGATAACCTGAAGTGACAGCTGTCAAAATAGAATAGGCTATTGTATTACTGTATATGAACTAGAGCAAAGCAATTAGGCAATTAATTGATGTGTACATCAACagataattaattcattaaagttaataattaattgtaaaaaaaaaaaaaaaaaaaaaaaggtaatcgatttatcatttttgttgttttttgtccaaaatgttATCAAACTTGAGGATTTAATGCCTTTCCTTCTCATATATCATAGTAAACTTAATGTCTTTGGGTATTGGACCGGTGGTTGaattagaaaaatatatttaacattgtaaaacattattttggCTACCGGAAATTATAATGGACTGAAAATAATTGGATAAATCGATAATCTAAATAATCTCATTACCGTTAGTTGCTTCCCTagttttgataatcagttaattttttaagtaaaaatgccaaacattccctTGTTGAAGCTGCACAGTTGTGAGGATTAGCTGCATTTCTTCTTGTCTTGTTATATAACAAGCAGAGTATCTTTCaggtttggacaaaacaagcaatttgataaCATCACTTTGGGCATTAGGAAAATGCAatgggtatttttcactatttcctgcCATGTTATATACCTGAAAAATGAtccattaattcattttaattgaaatgaaaataagtcagttgcagccctaatatgAACCCTTGTTTATTTTGTTCGTATGAAAATAAATCTACCACTTGCGTGGCTTCGTCAGtacctttttttaataatgtaagTATGTattgtgtaataataatataatgaggTCACAAGATACAATATGTTGACCCAACAGTTATGTAAACTGTAGCACAATGTAGATTTTGTTTGTTGCCATTAGGTAGATGCTAGGGGCTctgtacagtaacagtaacttACACTGGCTGTTTCAACTAACCACACTGAAATGTGAGTTCAAGAAAAGGCGCCTGGGTTTGTGCTTTTAGCAGCAAATATTTTTGGTTGGTTGCCTCCCAATGCATCCTGCTGCATTGGTGCACCACTCTTGAAAAGTTCTGTTAACAACTTTGTAAACACAGTGCCATTGTTTTGGGGAGCATAAACAGTAAGCGGTTTGAAGGAGCATCCAGGCCTGCTTGTATAACACATGTTGTGGGTTGAGCACTTAAATGTTAGTAGCTGCAGCACTTGTTAAAGTTTACAACTTGGAAAAACTTATTTAGGTTATCAGTATTGAATAATCatacattttactgctaataaagccaaacagaaaacactctacatttttgtttccagagcacagtagttttttttaaagccaatattacactacattacattacattggtgtgcgcttttgtccaaagtgtATTCAAACCTGATAGGAACAAAAGCTCGATCATAATGTGGACGTGTGTCGTCCTCAGACAGAagttctcaggttttttatgttttagaaaCAAGGTCTGAAGGTGTCGACTCAGTTGTTCACAAGCCCTAGTATTTAAATTACAGTGGTAATTTAAATACTAGGGGCTATAACAAAGTTAGGGATCATACCTGTAGTCTAGAGAACAATATTGTGATGAAaagtattgtgtttgtgtgtgttttcttttgccaaaGGATCTCCGTGTGCATGGTGTGATGCAAACATCCTCCATAATTCAGTTGAAGGAATACGAGCCTGTAGTTCCCTGTGAAATTAAATTGCTGCAATTCTTCTTGGCACACAATGGCAAAGTTGGTCAAAGCCCATATTTCTCCGTGTTGAGTCCCGTGACCTGTCTTTGAGGTTGTGTTTATATAAGATGATCATATAAAAATcctgattatgtgtgtgtgtgaattacagAAAATCTTTGTCATAAGTGTTGTGAtaatgtcctctctctgtcctcccctccagCCTGTCCCTGCACTGTAGTAGTACCCGCGGCCCGGGGCCTCTGTGGTGCTCCTGATGCCCCTCTCCCACCCCTGAAGATCCCAGGTGGGCGAGGGAATGGCACGCGGGATCACACTCCTTCAGCTCGGCCGCTCTACTCAGTAagtctacaaacacacacacaaaaactcactcactcaaaatATCTTCACTCTTattgctgaaatgttttcagaggAAGAAATGTGTCAACAATACAAGCTCCTCGCTGAAACCACTTCCTGTCACGCGATCCAGTGTCAGTTTACACAGCAGACGAAGGCACACCAGGGTTTTACTTGACTCAATCATCTACATCCAGCAGTGATGCATCATTCAATTTCTTATTCCAGAAATTgagttcagtttatttttaggCTCAATTGCTCTGCTTGACCATAGGCAGGATAAGGGCTTCCATGTGTGCATGCAATTGTTTTTGCCACATTTGCACACGAGTGAAATTGTAACTGGACATTAGAGAGAAACATACTATCTACATGTCACTGACACATTTAATGTCATCCACTGGTGTTTCTAGGACCAAAAGTTGACTGTAACGGAGGAGCCGGCAGGGAATGGTCGCCCTAGGATACTCCACTTCCAAAGTCGTCCCACCATTACCAAGACGATACAGTGGGATGCTGTCCTGAGCTGCAGTGCACTCTATGTGGAGATACCTCTTGACCCTCTTCCTGAAGGCAGCAAGGAGAGGTAAGGCCACATTGTTAGCAACAGGAAAGACCTCAAGTGGAATAAAGCTTAAGCACACTTGAGCCATGTTACAGGAAAGTAAACAGCCACTTAAAGTTAGAATAAAACGagacacattttatgtaaaagctggcatggaaaatgtttttttaaaagatgatagACGATGACTGACTCTGGCAGCCTGTAGACAGTCATCTGAATGTAAAGATTTAGGTTGGCTCACTATAAAATGGTGAAGGTGAAGCCAGAGCAGAGCGTTAACATTAATTAgtaaaccctaaccctaaccctttttttaaAGGTAATGCATCAGTTCTTTTTGTGCCTGCATGTGAAGAGgttgttttccattttctaaCCTAAGCTGCCCTCTGCTCTCCCTTCAGTTTTGCGGCTCTCTTGGAGTATGCTGAAGAACATCTGAAAGTCGTTAGcgtgtttgtctgcttttacAAGAACAGAGATGATCGTGGTATGTGCAAACAGCCCTGTTATTCCCAGCACACCTTTTTCATTCGGAACATCCAGACAACTTTGATTACATAATTATTTTGGCTTCTGTGTTCAGACTTAACATCTTAACATCTGTTGTCTTACTCTTCCAGCTAAACTGGTGCGTACATTCAGTTTCCTGGGCTTTGAGATTGTGAAACCAGGCCATGCCCTCGTCCCACCTCGACCTGACGTTTTCTTCATGGCCTACACTTTTGACAGGGACTCCTCGGATGAGGAGTAGCCCCCTCTGGACaacccctccaccccctgctTACTTCCCCTTTTCTTCCCATTGTACGTTTGTCCATCCCGCCCCAGCTTACCCATATACACCACCGTCTGTGTGAAACCCTCGGCGGTAGCTCTCTGTATGCAACTATTCATTTCCCCATGCTCTTTGTGTTCAAGGGAATGTGTAAGATGTGCATCTCCTGTTTCCACCAtctatctttgtgtgttttattatactGTTTTCATTGAAGATTAATCGGTGTTGTCACCTAAAAAGGAGGGAaccttttgtgttttggacttaCAATCATATTGCAGTTGTCATAGCTACAAGTTAAGTTCTCGTATAATTTCCATTTCTTGTcaagtctttgtttttattgatatttcCTTTTAAGATAGAGTAAGATGGAGGATTCTTCATTTCTTGAATGTACAACAAAAAGGTCATCAGGTTTACACTCGGGTACTCCAGCTTTCTTTTGATTGGCTAAATAATGACTTTAAATTTTTGTCCCATATATTCTTTCTCTGAATTGAATTACAAATGAATTTCGGTGGACCAGTTTTATGTTGTAGCACTAATATCCTCTTAAAAGTATTAGGATTTTTGGAAACTTTTGAGCGACAGCCCCAATAATTGGTACTTTATAGCTAAATAGTGACTCCGTTTAGACTAGAGGTGGAGTGAAAAGATGAATGCAGTTGCATGTGTCTGATGTAGGCGCTTCAGTTTCAAGTTAAAGATCCTACAATGAGTGAATTGGTACAAAGCGAAA from Enoplosus armatus isolate fEnoArm2 chromosome 18, fEnoArm2.hap1, whole genome shotgun sequence carries:
- the oaz1b gene encoding LOW QUALITY PROTEIN: ornithine decarboxylase antizyme 1b (The sequence of the model RefSeq protein was modified relative to this genomic sequence to represent the inferred CDS: deleted 1 base in 1 codon), with product MVKSNLQRILNSHCFAREKEGKQQSYTTMADLSNGICDMIGNLSLHCSSTRGPGPLWCSDAPLPPLKIPGGRGNGTRDHTPSARPLYSDQKLTVTEEPAGNGRPRILHFQSRPTITKTIQWDAVLSCSALYVEIPLDPLPEGSKESFAALLEYAEEHLKVVSVFVCFYKNRDDRAKLVRTFSFLGFEIVKPGHALVPPRPDVFFMAYTFDRDSSDEE